The nucleotide sequence TGACCCGGTCAAGTTCTTGAGGAAGAACAACAACGCTGTCGAAGACAATCAGAAGCTTCTTCGTAGACGATCCTTTGATCGTCCTCCTTCCTCTTTGACTTCTCCGTCAACTTCAGCACCCcacaaatctctccatacctcTGCTGCAGCACACCCACGGGAAAGACCCGCGGTTCCAAGAGAGAAGCCTGTCACTGGTCTGCGTTCTACATCTTTCCATGGAAGCAGCAGAGGCGGTCTCAGAGGAAGCAGTACGGTCAAATCGCCTCCTGTGGCTACAAGAGGATCTTCTGGGGTAAAGAAGAGCGGACTAAACGGTAGCTGTTCTTCTCAGAGCAAAAAGGAAGGTTCTGAGAATGTTCCAAAGAAATCTTTGAGTAAAGAGGTTACCCCGGAATCGTCGCCTCGTGCGCCTGCTCATGAGGACGAACAGGAGATTGTCAAGGTGGAGACCAATGTAGACACTTCTGACCTCAAAGACGAAACAAAAGAGGAAGACAAAGATCAGCTTGCACAACCAGATGAAGCCGGTGAAGAGAAGGAGACCAGTCCAGTGGCTGCCtccacagaagaagaaaaagaagaactgATCAATGAGAAAACCGAAGAACAAACAGAGGAGCTGAAAGAGCCAGAGAGCACCCAAGAAGAAAAAGGCGAAGACGAGGatgaaattaaagagaaagTTGATGAGGAGAAGAACATCGAGACAGTTGCTACTAGTACAGATATAAAAGAAGCTGCGAACATCGAAGAAAGTAAGGAAGAGGAACAGGAAGAACCagaagttaaagaagaagagagcgaaAGCAGCAAATcgaaagaagaaacaacagaAACAGAGGCTCAAGTAGAAGAAGTAGCAGAGGAAGGAACAAAGAAGGAAGTGGTGCAAGGAAAGAAGGAATCTCCAACTGCCTACAACGATGTAATAGCAAGTAAGATGCAGGAGAACTCGAAGAAGAACAAGGTCTTGGCTCTTGCTGGAGCCTTTCAAACCGTTATTGACTATGAAACTGCTGCATCTAAGTGATCTACATCTGCATCATATCACATGCAAACATAGCAACTGCATCTTATTATTAGCTTTCTTTTgtcagtgttttttttattgtttcttgctatacttttttttttcttgttttcgtcTAGTATCAATGTTGGACTATGAATTATATGGTTTTTGCCTGTGAACATGAACTACTCATCAGCTtcgttgttttttctttaaccgAAGAGACTTACATATGCAAAATCGTGACAATCTAACAATTTGAAAGAACTAACTCTTATAAGAAGCaatattatataacttacaTCTACTAAAGCAGCTTTTGTTCTTGTTCAAATAGCCGATACAATTGTGCTCTTGTAAATGCTCCTACTGTCTTTGAGCTATAACCGCTCCCACTAAGATTTCCGCATTGAACAACTATTACCatcttcagtttcttctccaaaacGAGATCTACCACACGCCCAATTGATGTTGTTGTACTCACACATGTGGGTGGACTTCTCATCATTGAGACCAATGGCGCATCAAGCTACGAGAGAATAATTAAAGGTTCAAAATCTATcaattatcattattttttttatgtcaacAGGTTCTGAAGCAGAACAAGATGTAGTTGAACTCACCTTGTTGCAATCCTCCCGATGCAAAAGGCCTATGCAGCTTCCCCAGTCATCTACAATTGGTACAACTTCCTCCTTGAAAAACCGCATGACAACATTCTTCAATTGCAGAGTGCCTAGCAGAGGCCGAGTGGCTTCAAATTGAATCATAATGCTTTCTATTGGTTCACTTGGTATCACCTGAGTCAATATATGTTATTAATTACCAAAATCTTCGCTGTTTGTTGAGGAAAGCACAGCGAACCCCCATTTCTAAGAATAGAGTGTGGGAAATGGTTAATCTATACGACTATACCTTACTAAGTAGATCATTTGTAAGAATAGAGAGTGTCGGAAATAGTTTATCTATACCTTTCTAAGTAGATGTGGACGCAATATAGACTTGGAAAACCCCAACAATGTTTCTAGGCGGACAGCAGCCTGCGGTTGAACAAAAACCACCCAACTAAGGTTTCATCGGACATAACCGTCTACCAAAACATATATCTAACGTCTGCAAATAACTTTTCACATCATACCATGCCTCCACTAGTCGTCCAAGGTATTTCCTTCCACCTTCTAACGATACTAGAGAGAATCCCTAGGGCCTCCTCGAGCTGAAAAATAGTCCAGACAATAAATTAAGGACCCAGAATCAGTACCAGAGTAGCAGGTATCATCAGAGAGAGATAGACACCATATAAAggataaaacaaaaagactttCCATTCACTTGAAGGCGCAAAACCAGAGAGTTTATCTAATTCTTGAATACCTGGCCAGCATTGAGAGCTGCTTCCA is from Camelina sativa cultivar DH55 chromosome 20, Cs, whole genome shotgun sequence and encodes:
- the LOC104769274 gene encoding glutamic acid-rich protein-like encodes the protein MATTSSTTKTKPDNKNLTRSRSLGRKPKPVSSSEPEANADGSDRKTIEKPLPNYLKPTISSRPDPVKFLRKNNNAVEDNQKLLRRRSFDRPPSSLTSPSTSAPHKSLHTSAAAHPRERPAVPREKPVTGLRSTSFHGSSRGGLRGSSTVKSPPVATRGSSGVKKSGLNGSCSSQSKKEGSENVPKKSLSKEVTPESSPRAPAHEDEQEIVKVETNVDTSDLKDETKEEDKDQLAQPDEAGEEKETSPVAASTEEEKEELINEKTEEQTEELKEPESTQEEKGEDEDEIKEKVDEEKNIETVATSTDIKEAANIEESKEEEQEEPEVKEEESESSKSKEETTETEAQVEEVAEEGTKKEVVQGKKESPTAYNDVIASKMQENSKKNKVLALAGAFQTVIDYETAASK